The Haloplanus sp. CK5-1 genome contains a region encoding:
- the hisC gene encoding histidinol-phosphate transaminase — MQPRDLSALSPYVPGRGAEEVARELGMDPADLTKLSSNENPHGPGPAAVEAIRETAPRVGVYPKASHTDLAEKLADHWDCTPGQVWVTPGADGALDYLSRAFLDPGDRVLVPDPGFSYYRMSARYHHGEVATYDLRKADDFAQTPDTVLDAYDGERIVYLTTPHNPTGSEFDPDDIEALSERVEDHTLVVVDEAYAEYTDTPSAIGLLDDHDDVAVTRTFSKAYGLAGLRVGYAVVPEAWAGAYARVNTPFAASEVGCRAALAALDDDDHLETTVETARWARAHLRDELDAPTWESGGNFVLAEVGDAAAVAEATQRRGVIVRDCSSFGLPACIRVSCGTREGTRRAVEVVNDALAEVQA; from the coding sequence ATGCAACCACGGGACCTCTCCGCGCTCTCACCGTACGTCCCCGGACGCGGGGCCGAGGAGGTGGCCCGCGAACTCGGGATGGATCCGGCGGATCTCACGAAACTCTCCTCGAACGAGAACCCACACGGACCGGGGCCGGCGGCGGTCGAGGCCATCCGGGAGACCGCCCCCCGGGTCGGCGTCTACCCCAAGGCCTCGCATACCGATCTGGCGGAGAAACTCGCCGACCACTGGGACTGCACTCCCGGACAGGTGTGGGTGACCCCCGGTGCCGACGGCGCACTCGACTACCTCTCGCGGGCCTTCCTTGACCCCGGCGACCGCGTACTCGTCCCCGATCCCGGCTTCTCGTACTACCGGATGAGCGCCCGCTACCACCACGGCGAGGTGGCCACCTACGACCTGCGGAAGGCCGACGACTTCGCCCAGACGCCCGACACCGTTCTCGACGCCTACGACGGCGAACGGATCGTCTACCTCACCACCCCCCACAACCCGACCGGTTCCGAGTTCGACCCCGACGATATCGAGGCCCTCTCGGAACGGGTCGAGGACCACACCCTCGTCGTCGTCGACGAGGCGTACGCCGAGTACACCGACACCCCCTCGGCTATCGGCCTCCTCGACGACCACGACGACGTCGCGGTCACGCGGACGTTCTCGAAGGCCTACGGGCTGGCCGGCCTCCGTGTCGGCTACGCCGTCGTCCCCGAGGCGTGGGCCGGCGCCTACGCCCGCGTCAACACACCCTTCGCCGCCAGCGAGGTCGGCTGCCGGGCCGCACTGGCCGCCCTCGACGACGACGACCACCTCGAAACGACCGTCGAGACGGCGCGGTGGGCGCGGGCCCACCTCCGCGACGAACTCGACGCGCCCACCTGGGAGAGCGGCGGCAACTTCGTCCTCGCGGAGGTGGGCGACGCCGCGGCCGTCGCCGAGGCCACACAGCGCCGGGGGGTCATCGTCCGGGACTGCAGTAGTTTCGGCCTGCCGGCCTGCATCCGGGTGTCCTGTGGCACCCGCGAGGGGACCAGACGGGCCGTCGAAGTCGTCAACGACGCCCTCGCGGAGGTGCAGGCGTGA
- a CDS encoding adenylate kinase family protein — MTDAEDVAERVAVTGTPGTGKTTATTLIDGPVVHLNDLIHEEGLWADRDDDRDSLVADLDAVREALGDWSGVVESHLAHHLDADRVAVLRCRPDVLEERLRDRGESEASAAENAESEALDVVLSETVDRHGIENVYEVDATDRTPAEVADEIEAVIAGDRAPSAGDVDFIDYL, encoded by the coding sequence GTGACCGACGCCGAGGACGTCGCCGAGCGCGTCGCCGTCACCGGGACGCCGGGTACCGGGAAGACGACCGCCACGACCCTGATCGACGGTCCCGTCGTCCACCTCAACGACCTGATCCACGAGGAGGGGCTGTGGGCCGACCGCGACGACGACCGCGACTCGCTGGTGGCCGACCTCGACGCGGTCCGGGAGGCGCTTGGCGACTGGTCGGGCGTCGTCGAGTCCCACCTCGCACACCACCTCGACGCCGACCGCGTGGCCGTCCTCCGGTGTCGGCCGGACGTCCTGGAGGAGCGCCTGCGCGACCGGGGCGAGAGCGAGGCGTCGGCGGCCGAGAACGCCGAGAGCGAGGCGCTGGACGTGGTCCTCTCGGAGACCGTCGACCGCCACGGGATCGAGAACGTCTACGAGGTCGACGCGACCGACCGGACGCCCGCGGAGGTGGCCGACGAAATCGAGGCCGTGATCGCCGGCGACCGCGCCCCGAGCGCCGGCGACGTCGACTTCATTGACTACCTATGA
- a CDS encoding CDP-alcohol phosphatidyltransferase family protein translates to MTLDRLRPVAELLLDPMVAAADRVGLTPNGVSVVAFGFAVAAAAGFYVATPLGYALGAVCVFANGWLDLLDGALARTQDVESRAGDLLDHVLDRYADVVLVIGLAAGVARYDLGLLAVTGVLMTSYLGTQIQAVGLGREYGGLVGRADRLALVGLTGLVAAVVAEPLGPLSVVGWLLVFFTVVGHLTALQRFWGAWGDLA, encoded by the coding sequence ATGACCCTCGACCGCCTCCGGCCCGTCGCCGAACTCCTCCTCGATCCGATGGTCGCCGCCGCCGACCGGGTCGGCCTCACCCCCAACGGCGTCAGCGTCGTCGCCTTCGGATTCGCCGTCGCGGCCGCCGCCGGATTCTACGTCGCCACGCCCCTCGGCTACGCGCTGGGGGCGGTCTGTGTCTTCGCCAACGGGTGGCTCGACCTGCTGGACGGCGCGCTCGCCCGCACCCAGGACGTCGAGTCGCGGGCCGGCGACCTGCTGGACCACGTGCTGGACCGGTACGCGGACGTCGTCCTCGTGATCGGGTTGGCGGCCGGCGTCGCACGGTACGACCTCGGTCTCCTCGCGGTCACCGGCGTCCTGATGACGTCCTACCTCGGCACGCAGATCCAGGCCGTCGGCCTCGGGCGCGAGTACGGCGGCCTCGTCGGGCGCGCGGACCGGCTGGCGCTGGTCGGACTCACGGGCCTCGTCGCCGCCGTCGTCGCCGAGCCACTCGGCCCGCTGTCGGTCGTCGGCTGGCTGCTCGTCTTCTTCACCGTCGTTGGTCACCTGACCGCGCTCCAACGGTTCTGGGGCGCGTGGGGTGACCTCGCCTGA
- a CDS encoding multiprotein bridging factor aMBF1: MPQCEMCGAESSSLTTTKVEGAELQLCDDCTEFGTEVRTESSSSSSTKYSTSSSSSSSSGGSSSTSGGGGGGGKTRRRDMFDDMDELAADYDDRIRSAREERGLSQEELAAELNEKASLIRKLERGDMLPSDDVQSELEAELDIALSEGGGDADADWSGDSSTTTTLGDVVKRKD, encoded by the coding sequence ATGCCCCAGTGTGAAATGTGCGGTGCCGAGAGTTCGTCGCTCACGACGACGAAGGTCGAAGGGGCCGAACTACAGCTCTGTGACGACTGTACGGAGTTCGGTACCGAGGTGCGCACCGAATCGTCCTCGTCGTCGTCGACGAAGTACTCCACCTCGTCCTCGTCTTCGTCCTCATCGGGTGGATCGAGTTCGACCAGTGGTGGTGGCGGTGGCGGCGGGAAGACCCGCCGCCGCGACATGTTCGACGACATGGACGAACTCGCCGCCGACTACGACGACCGCATCCGGTCGGCCCGCGAGGAGCGCGGTCTGAGCCAGGAGGAACTCGCCGCCGAACTCAACGAGAAGGCGAGTCTTATCCGCAAACTCGAACGCGGCGACATGCTGCCGAGCGACGACGTCCAGTCGGAACTCGAGGCCGAACTCGACATCGCCCTTTCGGAGGGTGGCGGCGACGCCGACGCCGACTGGTCCGGCGACTCCTCGACGACGACGACGCTCGGCGACGTCGTCAAGCGCAAGGACTAG
- a CDS encoding carbon-nitrogen hydrolase family protein: MSRDVAESFTLGAAQIEPVYHDAEATLDKTCRWIERAGDRGVDVLVFPETYFPGYPYWRRSTSIARWSDLMVDLSKNSLHVDDDAVETVGEAVADADLHLVLGTNEVDDRRGSETLYNSLFFFDRSGSLVRRHRKLMPTHDERAIWGRGDPASLDVHDTDVGRLGGLICYENHMTLSKAALCARGEEIHAAVWPGFWEQNGHPGDKSRAEDAEARDTCDIYPAVREYAFETQSFVVSCSAYMSEGVPEGFAEDELGFGVGNGGSMLVNPAGVVKAGPAVGEEALLTAEFDRDERRATKAYFDAMGHYTRWDAVNLEVSDDRLDPVHRHDHPGRGRDDAPTLSPADAAALAEEFDVPVEAVEAVADALVGTRG; the protein is encoded by the coding sequence ATGTCCCGTGACGTGGCGGAGTCGTTCACCCTCGGAGCGGCACAGATAGAGCCGGTCTACCACGACGCCGAGGCGACCCTCGACAAGACCTGTCGGTGGATCGAACGTGCCGGCGACCGCGGCGTCGACGTGTTGGTCTTCCCGGAGACGTACTTCCCCGGCTACCCCTACTGGCGGCGGAGCACCTCCATCGCCCGGTGGAGCGACCTGATGGTCGACCTGTCGAAAAACAGCCTCCACGTCGACGACGACGCCGTCGAGACCGTCGGCGAGGCCGTCGCCGACGCCGACCTCCACCTCGTGCTCGGCACGAACGAGGTGGACGACCGACGGGGGAGCGAGACGCTCTATAACTCGCTGTTCTTTTTCGACCGCTCGGGGTCGCTGGTGCGTCGCCACCGGAAACTCATGCCCACCCACGACGAGCGGGCCATCTGGGGACGGGGCGACCCCGCCAGCCTCGACGTCCACGACACCGACGTGGGCCGACTCGGCGGGCTGATCTGCTACGAGAACCACATGACGCTGTCGAAGGCGGCGCTCTGTGCGCGGGGCGAGGAGATTCACGCCGCCGTCTGGCCCGGTTTCTGGGAGCAGAACGGACATCCCGGCGACAAGTCCCGCGCCGAGGACGCCGAGGCCCGGGACACCTGCGACATCTACCCCGCCGTCCGCGAGTACGCCTTCGAGACACAGTCGTTCGTCGTCTCGTGTTCCGCCTACATGAGCGAAGGCGTCCCCGAGGGGTTCGCCGAGGACGAACTCGGGTTCGGCGTCGGGAACGGCGGGAGTATGCTCGTCAATCCCGCGGGTGTCGTGAAGGCCGGCCCCGCCGTCGGCGAGGAGGCCCTGCTGACCGCGGAGTTCGACCGCGACGAGCGCCGTGCCACGAAGGCCTACTTCGACGCGATGGGCCACTACACCCGCTGGGATGCCGTGAATCTGGAGGTGAGCGACGACCGCCTCGACCCAGTCCACCGCCACGACCACCCCGGTCGTGGCCGCGACGACGCGCCGACCCTCTCGCCCGCCGACGCCGCGGCCCTCGCCGAGGAGTTCGACGTGCCCGTCGAGGCGGTCGAAGCCGTCGCCGACGCCCTCGTGGGTACACGAGGATAA
- the tpiA gene encoding triose-phosphate isomerase, whose product MFVLVNLKAYPCDPVAVAEAASDVAAESGVRIAVAPQTAHLDRVAATGVETWAQHVAPVAHGSHTGHTLAEAVTDAGATGTLLNHSERRLKLADVDDALDAAERAGLETVVCANDPEQVAAAAALDPDAVAVEPPELIGGDVSVATADPGIVEGAVAAADAVDPDVAVYCGAGVSTGDDVAAAADLGAEGVLLASGVAKADDPRAALESLVSGV is encoded by the coding sequence ATGTTCGTACTCGTCAACCTGAAGGCGTACCCCTGTGACCCGGTCGCGGTCGCGGAGGCCGCCAGCGACGTCGCCGCGGAGAGCGGCGTCCGGATCGCCGTCGCCCCCCAGACCGCCCACCTCGACCGCGTCGCCGCCACGGGCGTCGAGACGTGGGCCCAACACGTCGCCCCCGTCGCCCACGGCAGTCACACCGGCCACACGCTCGCCGAGGCCGTGACCGACGCGGGCGCGACCGGAACGCTACTCAACCACTCGGAGCGTCGTCTGAAACTCGCCGACGTTGACGACGCCCTCGACGCCGCCGAGCGCGCCGGTCTGGAGACGGTCGTCTGTGCGAACGATCCCGAACAGGTCGCGGCCGCGGCCGCCCTCGACCCGGACGCCGTCGCGGTCGAACCGCCCGAACTCATCGGCGGCGACGTCTCCGTGGCCACAGCCGACCCGGGGATCGTCGAGGGGGCCGTCGCCGCCGCCGACGCGGTCGATCCGGACGTGGCGGTCTACTGCGGGGCCGGCGTCTCCACCGGCGACGACGTGGCCGCCGCGGCCGACCTCGGCGCCGAGGGCGTCCTCCTCGCGAGTGGCGTCGCCAAGGCAGACGATCCGCGGGCGGCGCTCGAATCCCTAGTCTCGGGCGTCTAG
- a CDS encoding ATP-binding protein produces MTDTDTDTETITVADVSEGPGGDTDADPGTPVSLPVVELLTGRGFVTGKSGSGKSNTASVLVENLLANNFPVLVVDTDGEYYGLKEEFELLHAGADDECDIQVSPEHAEKIASLALESNVPIILDVSGYLDDEVAKELLLSVAKHLFAKEKKLKKPFLMLVEEVHEYIPEGGGLDETGKMLIKIGKRGRKHGLGIVGISQRPADVKKDFITQCDWLVWHRLTWNNDTNVVSRIIDAEHANAVEDLGDGEAFLMTDWSESVRRVQFHRKRTFDAGATPGLDDFERPELKSVSDDLVSDLREISDEQERRESELADLRQELDRKEARIEELEAELAEARDLSRMADQFAQAMLQKAEAPYRGGDGRNRARASAMAADQIELDAYEPGDAAPDEPADTTRDEGSDDGDSGADEPDRPAIEPGDWPPSASVSEVDPADGGTTDPTTPGSGDDADAGDSNAPVGGQADVTFDAESGASERAGADGPDRTTAATTHGTREAVVADLRSTIEALPDISRRMLAHYRRERTADPVDAHVAAGGTPDQPMAYGRNRPLRTDGFVEHVDEGRYRYALRDRVAAAFDGHLDGDALDETVRDVERSFVDEETLAAEETDPQVADEQDEVEVVDGGDSGDGGRIGDDGFVDEDAVVIEGSDDPPASADDATRRQMAADDGSDPRSDDLTDAEFL; encoded by the coding sequence ATGACGGACACGGATACGGACACCGAAACGATCACCGTCGCGGACGTGAGCGAGGGTCCGGGGGGCGACACCGACGCCGATCCGGGGACGCCGGTCTCGCTCCCGGTCGTGGAACTGCTCACGGGCCGCGGGTTCGTCACGGGGAAGTCGGGGTCGGGGAAGTCCAACACCGCGTCGGTTCTGGTCGAGAACCTGCTGGCGAACAACTTTCCCGTCCTCGTGGTCGACACGGACGGCGAGTACTACGGGCTGAAAGAGGAGTTCGAACTCCTCCACGCCGGCGCGGACGACGAGTGTGACATCCAGGTCAGCCCGGAACACGCGGAGAAGATCGCGTCGCTGGCCCTGGAGAGCAACGTCCCGATCATCCTCGACGTCTCGGGCTACCTCGACGACGAGGTGGCGAAGGAACTCCTGCTGTCGGTCGCCAAACACCTGTTCGCCAAGGAGAAGAAACTGAAGAAGCCGTTCCTGATGCTCGTCGAGGAGGTCCACGAGTACATCCCCGAGGGTGGCGGCCTCGACGAGACGGGGAAGATGCTCATCAAGATCGGCAAGCGGGGGCGGAAACACGGGCTGGGCATCGTCGGCATCTCCCAGCGGCCGGCCGACGTGAAGAAGGACTTCATCACGCAGTGTGACTGGCTCGTGTGGCACCGGCTCACGTGGAACAACGACACGAACGTCGTGAGCCGGATCATCGACGCCGAACACGCCAACGCCGTCGAGGATCTGGGTGACGGGGAGGCGTTCCTGATGACCGACTGGAGCGAGTCGGTGCGTCGGGTGCAGTTCCACCGCAAGCGAACCTTCGACGCCGGCGCGACGCCCGGCCTCGACGACTTCGAGCGGCCGGAACTCAAGTCCGTGAGCGACGACCTGGTCTCCGACCTCCGGGAGATCAGCGACGAACAGGAGCGCCGCGAGAGCGAACTCGCGGATCTGCGCCAGGAACTCGACCGGAAGGAGGCCCGGATCGAGGAACTCGAAGCGGAGTTGGCGGAGGCCCGCGACCTCTCGCGGATGGCCGACCAGTTCGCGCAGGCGATGCTACAGAAGGCGGAGGCGCCCTACCGCGGCGGCGACGGGCGGAACCGTGCGCGCGCGTCGGCGATGGCGGCCGATCAGATCGAACTCGACGCGTACGAGCCGGGCGACGCTGCGCCGGACGAACCGGCCGACACGACCCGGGACGAGGGGAGCGACGACGGCGACTCCGGCGCCGACGAACCGGATCGACCGGCGATCGAACCGGGCGACTGGCCGCCCTCGGCCTCCGTTTCGGAGGTCGACCCCGCCGACGGGGGGACCACCGATCCCACGACTCCGGGAAGCGGGGACGACGCCGACGCGGGCGACTCGAACGCCCCCGTCGGCGGACAGGCCGACGTGACGTTCGACGCCGAATCGGGAGCGTCGGAGCGTGCGGGAGCCGACGGCCCCGACCGGACGACGGCTGCCACGACCCACGGGACCCGCGAGGCGGTCGTCGCGGATCTGCGGTCGACCATCGAGGCCCTGCCCGACATCTCGCGGCGGATGCTCGCCCACTACCGCCGGGAGCGGACGGCGGACCCGGTCGACGCCCACGTCGCCGCCGGCGGGACGCCGGATCAGCCAATGGCGTACGGCCGCAACCGCCCGCTCCGGACCGACGGATTCGTCGAACACGTCGACGAGGGCCGCTACCGGTACGCGCTCCGGGACCGTGTCGCGGCGGCGTTCGACGGCCACCTCGACGGCGACGCCCTCGACGAAACCGTCCGGGACGTGGAACGTTCGTTCGTCGACGAGGAAACCCTCGCCGCCGAGGAGACGGACCCGCAGGTTGCGGACGAGCAAGACGAAGTGGAAGTCGTCGACGGCGGCGACAGCGGCGACGGCGGCAGGATCGGCGACGACGGCTTCGTCGACGAGGACGCGGTCGTGATCGAGGGGAGCGACGATCCGCCGGCGTCGGCCGACGACGCGACGCGCCGGCAGATGGCGGCCGACGACGGGAGCGATCCCCGATCCGACGACCTGACCGACGCCGAATTCCTCTAG
- the dinB gene encoding DNA polymerase IV, whose amino-acid sequence MNDGTLGTRSVRGPPSDRIVCHVDMDCFYASCERLRDSDLRGDPVVVGMGYESGEPHGAVATASYEARAYGVESAQPISQALEALPRKEVARDGPALDVDEAGHYRPVDLDYYREVAERIKSILRECADRLREVSIDEAYLDVTDRTAWTVVDGRTLAEGYARHIKERITREVGVPASVGVAPTMSAAKVASDHDKPDGLVVVEPGEVRDFFGPLPVEEVHGVGPVTARELGEMGIETAGELADADPRRLRDRFGQRGRTFYDRARGDDDREVTPTGRPKSLSRESAFPEATAEAGRQRETVSGLAADVADRAAGKGALYRTIGIKVVTPPYDVNTRERSLSGPVADPDLVEEVALDLLEEFAGDAVRKLGVRVSNLQFGAADQARLDGWDGEAAGGDGTETRERATEGETGDGQSSLTDFGR is encoded by the coding sequence ATGAACGACGGGACGCTTGGAACCCGGAGTGTGCGTGGCCCCCCGTCCGACCGAATCGTCTGTCACGTCGACATGGACTGCTTCTACGCCTCCTGTGAGCGGTTGCGCGATTCCGACCTGCGGGGCGACCCCGTCGTCGTCGGGATGGGGTACGAGTCCGGGGAGCCACACGGGGCGGTCGCCACCGCGAGTTACGAGGCCCGCGCGTACGGCGTCGAGAGCGCCCAGCCGATCTCGCAGGCCCTGGAGGCGTTGCCCCGGAAGGAGGTGGCCCGCGACGGCCCGGCCCTCGATGTCGACGAGGCGGGCCACTACCGCCCGGTCGACCTGGACTACTACCGCGAGGTGGCCGAGCGGATCAAGTCGATCCTCCGGGAGTGTGCCGACAGGCTCCGCGAGGTGAGCATCGACGAGGCGTACCTCGACGTGACCGACCGGACGGCGTGGACCGTCGTCGACGGGCGCACGCTGGCCGAGGGGTACGCCCGTCACATCAAAGAGCGGATCACCCGCGAAGTGGGAGTTCCGGCGAGCGTCGGCGTCGCCCCCACGATGAGTGCCGCGAAGGTGGCGAGCGACCACGACAAGCCCGACGGACTGGTCGTCGTGGAACCCGGCGAGGTGCGCGACTTCTTCGGTCCACTCCCCGTCGAGGAGGTCCACGGGGTCGGCCCGGTGACGGCCCGCGAGTTGGGGGAGATGGGGATCGAGACGGCGGGCGAGTTGGCCGACGCGGACCCGCGACGCCTCCGCGATCGGTTCGGGCAACGAGGTCGGACGTTCTACGACCGGGCGCGGGGCGACGACGACCGGGAGGTGACGCCGACGGGACGACCCAAGAGCCTCTCCCGGGAGTCGGCGTTCCCCGAAGCGACGGCGGAGGCGGGGAGACAGCGCGAGACCGTCTCGGGGCTGGCGGCGGACGTGGCCGACCGCGCGGCGGGAAAGGGAGCGCTGTACCGCACCATCGGCATCAAGGTCGTGACGCCGCCGTACGACGTGAACACGCGCGAGCGGTCGCTGTCGGGGCCGGTTGCGGACCCGGACCTCGTCGAGGAGGTGGCACTCGACCTCCTCGAGGAGTTCGCGGGCGACGCCGTCCGCAAACTCGGCGTCCGGGTGTCGAACCTCCAGTTCGGCGCGGCCGACCAGGCGCGTCTCGACGGGTGGGACGGCGAGGCGGCGGGGGGTGACGGGACCGAGACACGGGAGCGGGCAACCGAGGGCGAGACCGGCGACGGCCAGTCGTCGCTGACCGACTTCGGCCGATAG
- the lrpA1 gene encoding HTH-type transcriptional regulator LrpA1 has product MGTTATERRILSVLEEDAQASYGEIADRAGVSKPTVRKYIQQMESDGVIVGYSAEVDPKKLSGQSIAMVGIEVESERYVEVTRALKGMDAVEALYTSSGDHMLMAEVRAPDGDALGDVINDDVLDIDGVTAAHPSFLQERLK; this is encoded by the coding sequence ATGGGAACGACCGCTACGGAACGTCGGATCCTCTCCGTCCTCGAAGAGGACGCACAAGCGTCCTACGGGGAGATCGCAGACCGGGCCGGGGTCTCCAAGCCGACGGTGCGAAAGTACATCCAACAGATGGAAAGCGACGGGGTTATCGTCGGCTACTCGGCCGAAGTGGATCCGAAGAAGCTCTCGGGGCAGTCGATCGCGATGGTCGGGATCGAAGTCGAGAGCGAACGCTACGTCGAGGTGACTCGGGCTCTCAAAGGGATGGACGCCGTCGAGGCGCTGTACACCTCCTCGGGCGATCACATGCTGATGGCGGAGGTCCGCGCCCCGGACGGCGACGCGCTGGGCGACGTAATCAACGACGACGTCCTCGACATCGACGGCGTGACCGCCGCACACCCCTCTTTCCTGCAGGAACGACTGAAGTAA
- a CDS encoding thiamine pyrophosphate-dependent enzyme produces MSAFTAIGEDREIDREEFTPTLEPQATWCPGCGDFGVLKALKQSMPEIGRNPDEVLLVTGIGCSGKLNSYFESYGYHSIHGRSLPIARAAKLANPDLEVIAAGGDGDGYGIGGNHFMHTARENHDMTYIVFNNEIFGLTKGQTSPTSPKGHKSKTQPHGSAKDPIRPLSLALTSGASYVARTAAVNPNQAKEILTEAMQHDGFAHVDFLTQCPTWNKDARQYVPYIDVNDNDDYDFDPTDKGDAERMATEAERSLYEGEVLTGRFYVDSERPSYQEEKQAIGEMPEEPLAERYFDDDYEWERTHDMFLDRHK; encoded by the coding sequence ATGAGTGCATTCACAGCGATCGGCGAAGACCGCGAGATCGATCGGGAAGAGTTCACACCCACCCTCGAACCACAGGCGACGTGGTGTCCGGGGTGTGGCGACTTCGGCGTCCTGAAGGCGCTGAAACAGTCCATGCCCGAGATCGGTCGCAACCCCGACGAGGTGTTGCTCGTGACCGGCATCGGCTGTTCGGGCAAACTGAACAGCTACTTCGAGAGCTACGGCTACCACTCGATCCACGGGCGGTCGCTCCCCATCGCGCGGGCGGCCAAACTCGCCAACCCCGACCTCGAGGTCATCGCGGCCGGCGGCGACGGCGACGGCTACGGCATCGGCGGGAACCACTTCATGCACACCGCCCGCGAGAACCACGACATGACCTACATCGTCTTCAACAACGAGATCTTCGGCCTGACGAAGGGACAGACCTCGCCCACGTCGCCGAAGGGTCACAAGTCGAAGACCCAGCCCCACGGGAGCGCCAAGGACCCCATCCGGCCGCTGTCGCTGGCGCTCACCTCTGGGGCCTCCTACGTCGCGCGGACGGCGGCGGTCAACCCCAACCAGGCCAAGGAGATCCTCACCGAGGCGATGCAACACGACGGCTTCGCCCACGTCGACTTCCTCACCCAGTGTCCGACGTGGAACAAGGACGCCCGGCAGTACGTCCCCTACATCGACGTCAACGACAACGACGACTACGACTTCGACCCGACGGACAAGGGCGACGCGGAACGGATGGCCACCGAGGCCGAACGGTCGCTGTACGAGGGTGAGGTGCTGACCGGTCGGTTCTACGTCGACTCCGAGCGTCCGTCCTACCAAGAGGAGAAACAGGCCATCGGCGAGATGCCCGAGGAGCCGCTGGCAGAGCGGTACTTCGACGACGACTACGAGTGGGAGCGCACCCACGATATGTTCCTCGACCGACACAAATAG